From Helicobacter sp. MIT 05-5293, one genomic window encodes:
- the flgK gene encoding flagellar hook-associated protein FlgK, producing MGGILSSLNTSYTGLQAHQLMVDVTGNNIANASDEFYSRQRVLVRPERPLYYQDYNLGRGVSTETIQRIHDEFVFTRYRKAAEEAQYYDTHFTLLREASAFFPEVDGVGIYNDLEEYFNSWKDLSKNSVDPAQKQVLAKNTQVLSRNIQDTRGRLVRLQQKASEELEVTINEVNRIAKEIAHINAKMKEMEDQRELKQANELRDRRDELEYNLQTLIGANVFKNHLNSNASIHPKLADFDDEYVLNIGFGFNIVDGAMYHPIVLKKDDNHLNLNRVYFQGDDFKTVEITDKIVQGKAGSLISLYNSGEGGTRVGKIQDYINHLDIFAKGFIEATNAIYSQSAATQIRSDKLDVWSLNPLVDSNYNIKEGSFDVVVYGAQGDEIARKTIKIDRITTMNDVVRAINANTDDNSDNNALNDVDDYFRAYYDNNAREFNILAKNPSQGLYVAIQDHGSNFTGAFGLNRFLEGEDAHDIGLKFEYAKDATLIRPWLTPVNGNFDVANMMQQLQYDDVDFYVNKYEKKQMRISEYFQFLSGRVANQTEATMRTKETKDSVLAAVKREHLAISQVSLDEEMVNLIKFQGGYAANAKVITTIDRMIETLLGIKQ from the coding sequence ATGGGTGGTATTCTCTCCTCTCTTAATACTTCATATACAGGATTGCAAGCCCATCAACTGATGGTTGATGTTACGGGCAACAATATTGCTAATGCAAGTGATGAATTTTATAGTCGCCAAAGGGTTTTGGTGCGTCCTGAACGCCCTTTGTATTATCAAGACTACAATCTTGGTCGAGGTGTGAGCACCGAAACAATTCAGAGAATCCATGATGAATTTGTATTTACTCGTTATCGTAAGGCAGCTGAAGAGGCTCAATATTATGATACACATTTTACTTTATTGCGTGAAGCTTCTGCGTTTTTTCCAGAAGTCGATGGAGTGGGAATCTATAATGATTTGGAAGAATATTTCAATTCGTGGAAAGACTTGTCCAAAAACTCTGTAGATCCCGCGCAAAAACAAGTGTTGGCAAAAAATACACAAGTATTATCAAGAAATATTCAAGATACGCGAGGGCGATTGGTTCGATTGCAGCAAAAAGCAAGTGAAGAATTAGAAGTTACAATTAATGAAGTCAATCGTATCGCAAAAGAAATTGCACATATTAATGCTAAAATGAAAGAGATGGAGGATCAAAGAGAGCTTAAGCAAGCTAATGAGTTACGCGATCGCCGTGATGAGCTTGAGTATAATCTTCAGACACTTATCGGTGCAAATGTGTTTAAAAATCATCTTAATTCTAACGCTTCTATCCACCCTAAGCTTGCTGATTTCGATGATGAATATGTGCTAAATATTGGTTTTGGATTCAATATCGTTGATGGAGCGATGTATCACCCTATTGTGCTCAAAAAAGACGATAATCATTTGAATCTTAATCGCGTGTATTTTCAAGGCGATGATTTTAAGACCGTTGAAATTACGGATAAGATTGTTCAAGGTAAGGCAGGATCACTTATTAGCCTTTATAATTCCGGCGAAGGTGGCACGCGTGTGGGGAAGATTCAAGACTATATCAATCATCTTGATATTTTTGCTAAAGGGTTTATTGAAGCGACTAATGCGATTTATTCTCAAAGTGCCGCAACACAGATTCGGAGTGATAAGCTTGATGTGTGGAGTTTGAATCCACTTGTGGATAGTAATTATAATATCAAAGAGGGTAGTTTTGATGTGGTTGTTTATGGTGCGCAGGGTGATGAAATTGCGCGTAAAACCATTAAAATTGATCGCATTACGACAATGAATGATGTCGTGAGAGCCATTAATGCAAACACTGATGATAATAGCGACAACAATGCACTTAACGATGTCGATGATTATTTTAGAGCTTATTATGATAATAACGCAAGAGAATTTAATATCTTAGCGAAGAATCCCTCTCAAGGGCTTTATGTGGCTATCCAAGATCATGGGAGCAATTTTACAGGTGCGTTTGGCTTGAATAGATTCTTAGAAGGTGAAGATGCGCATGATATTGGTTTAAAGTTTGAATATGCCAAAGATGCGACTTTGATTCGTCCTTGGCTTACACCGGTGAATGGGAATTTTGATGTGGCAAATATGATGCAACAGCTCCAATATGACGATGTGGATTTTTATGTCAATAAATACGAAAAGAAGCAAATGAGAATCTCTGAATATTTTCAGTTTCTTTCTGGACGCGTGGCTAATCAAACAGAAGCGACAATGCGCACGAAAGAAACCAAAGATTCTGTTTTGGCAGCAGTTAAAAGAGAGCATTTGGCAATCTCACAAGTAAGTCTTGATGAAGAAATGGTAAATCTAATCAAGTTTCAGGGTGGTTATGCAGCAAATGCGAAAGTCATCACGACTATTGATCGTATGATAGAGACACTTTTGGGTATCAAACAATAA
- a CDS encoding EI24 domain-containing protein — translation MFDTFFQSLKDYFTPKILLLTFIPCVIGVVVGVFLLYTYGNAACEWVLGIIPQRFKPDGMIGSILTASANFLVYSFLFALFVIGVLLFNIFCSIFYTPFIVSYLHQRYFSHIKRESFGGIFDCLRTFTKLFMIFALIFIVCIPLYFVPILGHCVLFAIGYFLFKKMMFYDITSAMMNEADSVQLQRSFRLEHHSVGLVAYILGFIPVAHFFATPLQTLIIARYCFKKLPLLQD, via the coding sequence ATGTTTGATACTTTTTTTCAGAGTCTTAAGGATTATTTTACTCCTAAGATTCTACTACTTACTTTTATCCCTTGTGTGATAGGAGTTGTCGTGGGCGTTTTCTTACTTTATACCTATGGCAATGCTGCATGTGAGTGGGTGCTTGGGATAATTCCACAGAGATTTAAGCCCGATGGCATGATAGGAAGTATCTTGACAGCAAGCGCAAATTTTCTTGTGTATAGCTTTTTATTCGCATTATTTGTGATAGGCGTGCTTTTATTTAATATTTTTTGTTCGATTTTTTATACACCTTTTATTGTTTCTTATTTGCATCAGCGATATTTTTCGCATATCAAACGAGAATCTTTTGGGGGGATATTTGATTGTTTGCGCACATTTACAAAGCTTTTTATGATATTTGCACTGATATTTATCGTGTGTATTCCACTTTATTTTGTCCCTATTTTAGGGCATTGTGTTTTGTTTGCTATAGGGTATTTTCTCTTTAAAAAAATGATGTTTTATGATATTACAAGTGCGATGATGAACGAGGCAGATTCGGTTCAATTACAACGCTCTTTTCGCCTAGAGCATCATAGTGTAGGGCTTGTTGCCTATATTTTGGGCTTCATTCCTGTGGCACATTTTTTTGCAACACCCTTGCAGACACTTATTATCGCGCGTTATTGTTTTAAGAAATTGCCTTTGCTTCAAGATTAG